The Marinihelvus fidelis genome includes a window with the following:
- a CDS encoding response regulator, translating into MIKVMLVDDQNLVRKGVRSLLELSEEIEVIAEAPDGKEAIRMIPEIGPDVVLLDMRMPGLSGVDVLRTLNEAGTLPPTIILTTFDDDELVLAGIQNGAKGFLLKDVSLAELVDAIRTVSQGGSIVKPAVTQRLLKGLENMQTDFSALDRPDPLTDRETEILRLMAGGYSNKEIANSLGVAEGTVKNHVSNILSKLGVRDRTRAVLKAFELGFV; encoded by the coding sequence ATGATCAAGGTCATGCTGGTCGACGACCAGAACCTGGTGCGCAAGGGCGTCCGCAGCCTGCTGGAACTGTCCGAGGAGATCGAGGTGATCGCCGAGGCCCCCGACGGCAAGGAGGCCATCCGCATGATCCCGGAGATCGGCCCCGACGTGGTGCTGCTGGACATGCGCATGCCGGGCCTGTCCGGCGTCGACGTGCTGCGCACGCTCAACGAGGCCGGCACACTGCCGCCCACCATCATCCTGACCACCTTCGACGACGACGAACTGGTGCTGGCCGGCATCCAGAACGGCGCCAAGGGCTTCCTGCTCAAAGACGTGTCCCTGGCCGAACTGGTCGACGCCATCCGCACCGTCTCCCAGGGCGGCTCCATCGTCAAACCGGCCGTCACCCAGCGCCTGCTCAAGGGGCTGGAAAACATGCAGACCGATTTCTCCGCCCTCGACCGCCCGGACCCGCTCACCGATCGCGAGACCGAGATCCTGCGGCTGATGGCCGGCGGCTATTCAAACAAGGAGATCGCCAACTCGCTGGGCGTGGCGGAAGGGACGGTGAAAAATCACGTGTCCAACATCCTGTCCAAGCTGGGGGTGAGGGATCGTACCCGGGCGGTGTTGAAGGCGTTTGAGTTGGGGTTCGTCTGA
- a CDS encoding sensor histidine kinase: MNPLAQGQPRRSMSFFKREHRPIELLRYAGLFIWFCAGMPLLMPGLLYEDPLPLSHYLAWWAMYLVFGGVYWRYLRQLPARPALPMRLACLVTLTALAFGASWISVTSIGGVMLLVVAGLLPWLLAPVPAAIWLVGQNVVLAWVLALMPQLPFADAAINAAVFLAVSLFIFIGSVASVRQGQSRDELRKVNHELMATQALLAQNTRIAERVRISRELHDLVGHHLTALTLNLEVVTHLVEGKALEHVQQAHSLAKLLLADVREVVSDMRQSDQVDLADALRTLVEGVPKPRIHLDLPSSTVQVDPQRAQVLLRCVQEIITNSVRHARARNLWIRLSTSSDGLAMSARDDGRGTSRLERGNGLKGMSERLLALGGKLEIESARGAGFTLHAWLPMEG, encoded by the coding sequence GTGAACCCGCTCGCGCAAGGCCAGCCACGCCGCTCCATGTCGTTTTTCAAGCGAGAACACCGCCCCATCGAACTGCTCCGCTACGCCGGGCTGTTTATCTGGTTCTGCGCCGGCATGCCGCTGCTGATGCCCGGCCTGCTGTACGAGGACCCGCTGCCACTCAGTCACTACCTGGCCTGGTGGGCGATGTACCTGGTCTTTGGCGGTGTGTACTGGCGCTACCTGCGCCAGCTGCCGGCACGGCCCGCGCTGCCCATGCGCCTGGCCTGCCTGGTGACACTCACGGCGCTGGCCTTCGGCGCCAGCTGGATCAGCGTCACGTCCATCGGCGGCGTCATGCTGCTGGTGGTGGCGGGCCTGCTGCCCTGGCTGCTGGCGCCGGTGCCTGCGGCCATCTGGCTGGTGGGCCAGAACGTGGTGCTGGCCTGGGTGCTGGCACTGATGCCGCAGCTGCCGTTCGCCGATGCCGCCATCAACGCGGCCGTCTTTTTGGCCGTGTCACTGTTCATTTTTATCGGCTCGGTCGCCTCGGTGCGCCAGGGCCAGTCCCGCGACGAACTGCGCAAGGTCAACCACGAGCTGATGGCCACCCAGGCGCTGCTGGCGCAGAACACCCGCATCGCCGAGCGCGTGCGCATCTCGCGCGAGCTGCACGACCTGGTGGGCCATCACCTGACCGCGCTGACCCTGAACCTGGAGGTGGTCACCCACCTGGTCGAGGGCAAGGCCCTGGAACACGTACAGCAGGCCCATTCGCTGGCCAAGCTGCTGCTGGCCGACGTCCGCGAAGTGGTCAGCGACATGCGCCAGTCCGACCAGGTCGACCTGGCTGACGCACTGCGCACCCTGGTCGAGGGCGTGCCCAAGCCACGCATCCACCTGGACCTGCCGTCGTCGACCGTGCAGGTGGACCCGCAGCGCGCCCAGGTGCTGCTGCGTTGCGTGCAGGAAATCATCACCAACAGCGTCCGCCACGCCCGCGCCCGCAACCTGTGGATCCGCCTGTCCACGTCCAGCGACGGCCTGGCGATGAGCGCCCGCGACGACGGCCGCGGCACCTCGCGGCTGGAGCGCGGCAACGGCCTGAAAGGCATGTCCGAGCGCCTGCTGGCGCTGGGCGGTAAACTTGAAATCGAATCGGCACGGGGTGCGGGCTTCACACTGCACGCCTGGTTGCCCATGGAGGGATAA
- a CDS encoding class I SAM-dependent methyltransferase, which translates to MNRFFASARNRVLPAFAGAIVMLSANAAWAGNDRLDTVLAAQPEDVQARYVYRHPAETLAFFGIEPGMTVVEALPGGGWYSKILVPYLGPDGTLVGANYDQDIWPLFGFFDDAFIATMSTWVDDWPEEAGDWVDDGAAVQAFELGSLPDDMAGSADAVLMIRALHNMQRFQDQGGFLDAALADTLAVLKPGGIVGVVQHEARPERSDEFADGSHGYLKKADVIALFEQAGFEFVAESDINQNPADQPGETDIVWRLPPSFNGTGEDPEARAAMQAIGESNRMTLKFRKPE; encoded by the coding sequence ATGAACAGGTTTTTTGCTTCTGCCCGAAACCGGGTACTGCCGGCGTTCGCCGGTGCCATCGTCATGCTGTCCGCCAACGCGGCATGGGCCGGCAATGACCGGCTGGATACGGTGCTGGCGGCCCAGCCCGAGGACGTGCAGGCGCGCTATGTCTATCGCCACCCGGCGGAAACGCTGGCGTTCTTTGGCATTGAGCCCGGCATGACCGTGGTCGAGGCATTGCCCGGCGGCGGCTGGTACAGCAAGATCCTGGTGCCCTACCTGGGCCCCGACGGCACGCTGGTGGGTGCCAATTACGACCAGGATATCTGGCCGCTGTTCGGCTTTTTCGATGACGCCTTCATTGCCACCATGTCGACCTGGGTCGATGACTGGCCGGAAGAGGCCGGGGACTGGGTCGATGACGGTGCCGCGGTCCAGGCCTTCGAACTGGGCAGCCTGCCCGATGACATGGCCGGCAGCGCCGATGCCGTGCTGATGATCCGTGCGCTGCACAACATGCAGCGCTTCCAGGACCAGGGCGGCTTCCTGGATGCGGCGCTGGCCGACACCCTGGCCGTGCTCAAGCCCGGCGGCATCGTCGGCGTGGTCCAGCACGAGGCGAGGCCCGAGCGCTCGGACGAATTCGCCGATGGCAGCCACGGCTACCTGAAGAAGGCCGATGTCATCGCCCTGTTCGAGCAGGCCGGCTTTGAGTTCGTCGCCGAATCGGACATCAACCAGAACCCGGCCGACCAGCCCGGCGAGACGGATATCGTCTGGCGCCTGCCACCGTCATTCAACGGCACCGGCGAAGACCCGGAGGCACGCGCGGCCATGCAGGCGATTGGCGAGTCCAACCGCATGACGCTGAAATTCCGTAAGCCGGAGTAA